In Gossypium arboreum isolate Shixiya-1 chromosome 3, ASM2569848v2, whole genome shotgun sequence, the sequence AGAGCTTCGGAGACTAACAAAGACAACCAAATCATATAAGGCAGCTCTTTGTGAGTCTACAAACAACATCCCTCGGTTACTGAGTCCGTTATCGAAAACCAAGTTTGAGCTAGACCCGGATCTGCAGGAGGATTTGATCACCACAATTTTTAACATTTCACTTCATGCCAACAATAAGAAACAACTATCAGAAAACCCTGTCGTCATCCCTCTGCTTACTGAGTCCATGAAATTTGGAACCATTAAAACAAGAAGAAATGCTGCAGCCACTCTATTAAGATTATCGGCACTCGATTCCAACAAGTTCATAATCGGGAATTCAGGTGTCGTTGCACCTCTACTCGAACTATTACATGAAGGGCACCCATCAGAAATGAATGATGTCGCCTTAGCAATATTCAGCCTTTGTAAAGTATCTGAGAATCGAACAAAGTTTGTCGAAACAGGAGCAGTGGAGGTGATCATGCAGAAGATCAAGGAAGGTGTACTTGTGGATGAGTTGTTGGTCATTCTCGCATTGCTATCTACAAATAGAGAGGCCATTGATGAACTTGGGGATTCAATAACCTTGCAATGCTTGCTTCGAATCATAAGAGATAGTAGCTGTGAATGTAGCAAGGAAAATTGCGTTGCAATCCTATACAATGTGTGTTCAAAAGATCTAACTTTGCTGATGGTGATCAGAGCAGAAGAGATCAAAAAGCATACTCTAGTGAAACTTGCAGATACAGGGACTACAAGGGCTAGAAGGAAAGCCATTAGCATCATTGCAAAAATACATAAAGCTTTTCCAGCTATATCTATTAGGAAATTCTTTTGACTATTTGAAATTCTTTTTTATTTAACTACTAATAATCATTTAGTTCAAGGTATTGAAAAACGCATATGTAATGAcattgataattaattaatttttaaataattaattgaattagaAAATTCAAAGACTTATAAGTtgaacaattaaaattcatttataaaCCATCCCATATTTATCTgtaaaaacaaataaagaaaaaatggTTTAGAAATTGTGGATACACATGCAGATGGTTGAGACGGGTAGTTCAGTCTATTTAAGGACAAAGCAAAAGGCCATCAAATAGAGTGGTCAGAGTTGTGAGGAGAAGGAGAAGGAACCCTACGATTAGTTGAGAGAAGTGAGGGTAGTTGCTTTCTTAGGTCTCTTCTTATATTCTCATCCTTAAATATTGGTGGTCTTTTGTGTCAAGGTGTCACATGTCG encodes:
- the LOC108475348 gene encoding U-box domain-containing protein 9-like, with translation MDRKKESVKTREEIELKKELGKVVKKILKDEDYGFEITIEAIRILSCLAEIKMKKPVGPAMDDTSVVEKLKSPLLDEIMSDIVVLVPSQTYDRPQRKKQSKEHNLTCPPSIQEVNRDIVLKTSTEADRSYLNSLFEMMSSLVSDQKQAAKELRRLTKTTKSYKAALCESTNNIPRLLSPLSKTKFELDPDLQEDLITTIFNISLHANNKKQLSENPVVIPLLTESMKFGTIKTRRNAAATLLRLSALDSNKFIIGNSGVVAPLLELLHEGHPSEMNDVALAIFSLCKVSENRTKFVETGAVEVIMQKIKEGVLVDELLVILALLSTNREAIDELGDSITLQCLLRIIRDSSCECSKENCVAILYNVCSKDLTLLMVIRAEEIKKHTLVKLADTGTTRARRKAISIIAKIHKAFPAISIRKFF